In Humulus lupulus chromosome 7, drHumLupu1.1, whole genome shotgun sequence, the following are encoded in one genomic region:
- the LOC133788509 gene encoding LOB domain-containing protein 1-like translates to MECSTETNTTTTASSSPPLASQYSSNSSSSSPPQTPNPSPNPPVVLSPCAACKILRRRCADKCVLAPYFPPTEPAKFTIAHRVFGASNIIKFLQELPESQRADAVSSMVYEAGARIRDPVYGCAGAICQLQKQVGELQAQLAKAQAEVVNMQCQQANLVALLCMEMAQSQQGYNNNNNSPPHHQQISLDGSLMINNITSTTTPLMISNQSNNSLSFLDDNNNLGSMWEPLWT, encoded by the exons ATGGAGTGCAGTACCGAGACAAACACTACAACCACGGCGTCCTCATCGCCCCCACTTGCCTCTCAGTACTCGTCCAATTCATCGTCTTCGTCGCCTCCCCAGACTCCAAATCCTAGCCCCAACCCACCCGTTGTGCTCAGTCCATGCGCCGCCTGCAAGATCTTGCGGCGGAGATGCGCTGATAAATGTGTATTGGCGCCCTACTTTCCTCCAACGGAGCCTGCAAAGTTTACCATTGCTCACCGAGTGTTTGGAGCTAGTAACATTATCAAGTTCTTGCAG GAACTGCCAGAATCTCAAAGAGCGGACGCAGTGAGCAGCATGGTGTATGAGGCCGGAGCAAGAATTCGAGATCCTGTGTACGGCTGTGCCGGAGCGATTTGCCAGCTCCAGAAGCAAGTTGGAGAGTTGCAAGCTCAGTTGGCCAAAGCACAGGCAGAGGTGGTCAACATGCAGTGCCAACAAGCCAATCTAGTGGCCCTTCTTTGCATGGAAATGGCTCAATCTCAGCAGGgttataataataacaataattctCCTCCTCATCATCAACAGATCAGTCTTGATGGGTCATTGATGATCAATAATATTACTAGTACCACTACTCCTCTCATGATTAGCAACCAAAGCAATAATAGCCTAAGTTTCCTTGATGATAACAATAACCTAGGCTCCATGTGGGAACCTCTTTGGACATAA